The following coding sequences are from one Loxodonta africana isolate mLoxAfr1 chromosome 18, mLoxAfr1.hap2, whole genome shotgun sequence window:
- the FLOT2 gene encoding flotillin-2 isoform X2, translating into MGNCHTVGPNEALVVSGGCCGSDYKQYVFGGWAWAWWCISDTQRLSLEVMTILCRCENIETSEGVPLFVTGVAQVKIMTEKELLAVACEQFLGKNVQDIKNVVLQTLEGHLRSILGTLTVEQIYQDRDQFAKLVREVAAPDVGRMGIEILSFTIKDVYDKVDYLSSLGKTQTAVVQRDADIGVAEAERDAGIREAECKKEMLDVKFMADTKIADSKRAFELQKSAFSEEVNIKTAEAQLAYELQGAREQQKIRQEEIEIEVVQRKKQIAVEAQEILRTDKELIATVRCPAEAEAHRIQQIAEGEKVKQVLLAQAEAEKIRRIGEAEAAVIEAMGKAEAERMKLKAEAYRKYGDAAKMALVLEALPQIAAKIASPLTKVDEIVVLSGDNSKVTSEVNRLLAELPASVHALTGVDLTKIPLIKKATGVQV; encoded by the exons ATGGGCAATTGCCACACGGTAGGGCCCAACGAGGCGCTGGTGGTTTCAG GCGGCTGTTGTGGTTCCGACTATAAACAGTACGTGTTTGGCggctgggcctgggcctggtGGTGTATATCCGACACACAGAG ACTGTCTCTGGAGGTTATGACCATCCTGTGTCGCTGTGAGAATATTGAGACGTCGGAGGGGGTCCCGCTATTCGTAACAGGGGTTGCACAG GTAAAGATCATGACGGAAAAGGAACTCTTGGCCGTGGCCTGCGAGCAGTTCCTGGGGAAGAACGTACAGGACATCAAGAACGTTGTCCTGCAGACCCTGGAGGGGCACCTGCGCTCTATCCTTG GGACCCTGACTGTGGAGCAGATTTATCAGGACCGAGACCAGTTTGCCAAGCTGGTGCGGGAGGTGGCAGCCCCTGACGTTGGCCGTATGGGCATCGAGATCCTCAGCTTCACCATCAAG GATGTATATGACAAAGTGGACTATCTGAGCTCCCTGGGCAAGACGCAGACTGCCGTGGTGCAGAGAGATGCTGACATCGGCGTGGCTGAGGCCGAGCGGGACGCGGGCATCCGG GAAGCTGAGTGCAAGAAGGAGATGCTAGACGTGAAGTTCATGGCAGACACCAAGATCGCCGACTCCAAGCGAGCCTTTGAGCTGCAAAAGTCAGCCTTCAGTGAGGAGGTCAACATCAAG ACAGCCGAGGCCCAGCTGGCCTATGAGCTGCAAGGGGCGCGGGAGCAGCAGAAGATTCGGCAGGAGGAAATCGAGATCGAGGTTGTGCAGCGCAAGAAGCAGATTGCGGTAGAGGCACAGGAGATCCTGCGCACGGACAAGGAGCTCATTGCCACCGTGCGCTGTCCAGCTGAGGCCGAGGCCCACCGCATACAGCAGATCGCCGAGGGCGAAAA GGTGAAGCAGGTCCTTTTGGCTCAGGCAGAGGCTGAGAAGATCCGCAGAATTGGGGAGGCAGAGGCTGCAGTCATTGAGGCGATGGGCAAGGCAGAGGCTGAACGGATGAAACTCAAGGCTGAAGCCTACCGGAAATACGGGGACGCGGCCAAGATGGCCTTGGTGCTGGAGGCCCTGCCCCAG ATTGCTGCCAAAATCGCCTCCCCACTGACCAAAGTTGATGAGATTGTGGTCCTCAGTGGGGACAACAGCAAGGTAACATCAGAAGTGAACCGACTGCTGGCTGAGCTGCCTGCCTCTGTGCATGCCCTCACAGGCGTGGACCTAACTAAG ATACCCCTGATCAAGAAGGCCACTGGTGTGCAGGTGTGA
- the FLOT2 gene encoding flotillin-2 isoform X4, which produces MTEKELLAVACEQFLGKNVQDIKNVVLQTLEGHLRSILGTLTVEQIYQDRDQFAKLVREVAAPDVGRMGIEILSFTIKDVYDKVDYLSSLGKTQTAVVQRDADIGVAEAERDAGIREAECKKEMLDVKFMADTKIADSKRAFELQKSAFSEEVNIKTAEAQLAYELQGAREQQKIRQEEIEIEVVQRKKQIAVEAQEILRTDKELIATVRCPAEAEAHRIQQIAEGEKVKQVLLAQAEAEKIRRIGEAEAAVIEAMGKAEAERMKLKAEAYRKYGDAAKMALVLEALPQIAAKIASPLTKVDEIVVLSGDNSKVTSEVNRLLAELPASVHALTGVDLTKIPLIKKATGVQV; this is translated from the exons ATGACGGAAAAGGAACTCTTGGCCGTGGCCTGCGAGCAGTTCCTGGGGAAGAACGTACAGGACATCAAGAACGTTGTCCTGCAGACCCTGGAGGGGCACCTGCGCTCTATCCTTG GGACCCTGACTGTGGAGCAGATTTATCAGGACCGAGACCAGTTTGCCAAGCTGGTGCGGGAGGTGGCAGCCCCTGACGTTGGCCGTATGGGCATCGAGATCCTCAGCTTCACCATCAAG GATGTATATGACAAAGTGGACTATCTGAGCTCCCTGGGCAAGACGCAGACTGCCGTGGTGCAGAGAGATGCTGACATCGGCGTGGCTGAGGCCGAGCGGGACGCGGGCATCCGG GAAGCTGAGTGCAAGAAGGAGATGCTAGACGTGAAGTTCATGGCAGACACCAAGATCGCCGACTCCAAGCGAGCCTTTGAGCTGCAAAAGTCAGCCTTCAGTGAGGAGGTCAACATCAAG ACAGCCGAGGCCCAGCTGGCCTATGAGCTGCAAGGGGCGCGGGAGCAGCAGAAGATTCGGCAGGAGGAAATCGAGATCGAGGTTGTGCAGCGCAAGAAGCAGATTGCGGTAGAGGCACAGGAGATCCTGCGCACGGACAAGGAGCTCATTGCCACCGTGCGCTGTCCAGCTGAGGCCGAGGCCCACCGCATACAGCAGATCGCCGAGGGCGAAAA GGTGAAGCAGGTCCTTTTGGCTCAGGCAGAGGCTGAGAAGATCCGCAGAATTGGGGAGGCAGAGGCTGCAGTCATTGAGGCGATGGGCAAGGCAGAGGCTGAACGGATGAAACTCAAGGCTGAAGCCTACCGGAAATACGGGGACGCGGCCAAGATGGCCTTGGTGCTGGAGGCCCTGCCCCAG ATTGCTGCCAAAATCGCCTCCCCACTGACCAAAGTTGATGAGATTGTGGTCCTCAGTGGGGACAACAGCAAGGTAACATCAGAAGTGAACCGACTGCTGGCTGAGCTGCCTGCCTCTGTGCATGCCCTCACAGGCGTGGACCTAACTAAG ATACCCCTGATCAAGAAGGCCACTGGTGTGCAGGTGTGA
- the FLOT2 gene encoding flotillin-2 isoform X1, which translates to MGNCHTVGPNEALVVSGGCCGSDYKQYVFGGWAWAWWCISDTQRISLEIMTLQPRCEDVETAEGVALTVTGVAQVKIMTEKELLAVACEQFLGKNVQDIKNVVLQTLEGHLRSILGTLTVEQIYQDRDQFAKLVREVAAPDVGRMGIEILSFTIKDVYDKVDYLSSLGKTQTAVVQRDADIGVAEAERDAGIREAECKKEMLDVKFMADTKIADSKRAFELQKSAFSEEVNIKTAEAQLAYELQGAREQQKIRQEEIEIEVVQRKKQIAVEAQEILRTDKELIATVRCPAEAEAHRIQQIAEGEKVKQVLLAQAEAEKIRRIGEAEAAVIEAMGKAEAERMKLKAEAYRKYGDAAKMALVLEALPQIAAKIASPLTKVDEIVVLSGDNSKVTSEVNRLLAELPASVHALTGVDLTKIPLIKKATGVQV; encoded by the exons ATGGGCAATTGCCACACGGTAGGGCCCAACGAGGCGCTGGTGGTTTCAG GCGGCTGTTGTGGTTCCGACTATAAACAGTACGTGTTTGGCggctgggcctgggcctggtGGTGTATATCCGACACACAGAG GATTTCCCTAGAGATTATGACGTTGCAGCCCCGCTGCGAGGACGTAGAGACGGCCGAGGGGGTAGCTTTAACTGTGACGGGTGTCGCCCAG GTAAAGATCATGACGGAAAAGGAACTCTTGGCCGTGGCCTGCGAGCAGTTCCTGGGGAAGAACGTACAGGACATCAAGAACGTTGTCCTGCAGACCCTGGAGGGGCACCTGCGCTCTATCCTTG GGACCCTGACTGTGGAGCAGATTTATCAGGACCGAGACCAGTTTGCCAAGCTGGTGCGGGAGGTGGCAGCCCCTGACGTTGGCCGTATGGGCATCGAGATCCTCAGCTTCACCATCAAG GATGTATATGACAAAGTGGACTATCTGAGCTCCCTGGGCAAGACGCAGACTGCCGTGGTGCAGAGAGATGCTGACATCGGCGTGGCTGAGGCCGAGCGGGACGCGGGCATCCGG GAAGCTGAGTGCAAGAAGGAGATGCTAGACGTGAAGTTCATGGCAGACACCAAGATCGCCGACTCCAAGCGAGCCTTTGAGCTGCAAAAGTCAGCCTTCAGTGAGGAGGTCAACATCAAG ACAGCCGAGGCCCAGCTGGCCTATGAGCTGCAAGGGGCGCGGGAGCAGCAGAAGATTCGGCAGGAGGAAATCGAGATCGAGGTTGTGCAGCGCAAGAAGCAGATTGCGGTAGAGGCACAGGAGATCCTGCGCACGGACAAGGAGCTCATTGCCACCGTGCGCTGTCCAGCTGAGGCCGAGGCCCACCGCATACAGCAGATCGCCGAGGGCGAAAA GGTGAAGCAGGTCCTTTTGGCTCAGGCAGAGGCTGAGAAGATCCGCAGAATTGGGGAGGCAGAGGCTGCAGTCATTGAGGCGATGGGCAAGGCAGAGGCTGAACGGATGAAACTCAAGGCTGAAGCCTACCGGAAATACGGGGACGCGGCCAAGATGGCCTTGGTGCTGGAGGCCCTGCCCCAG ATTGCTGCCAAAATCGCCTCCCCACTGACCAAAGTTGATGAGATTGTGGTCCTCAGTGGGGACAACAGCAAGGTAACATCAGAAGTGAACCGACTGCTGGCTGAGCTGCCTGCCTCTGTGCATGCCCTCACAGGCGTGGACCTAACTAAG ATACCCCTGATCAAGAAGGCCACTGGTGTGCAGGTGTGA
- the FLOT2 gene encoding flotillin-2 isoform X3, which translates to MTLQPRCEDVETAEGVALTVTGVAQVKIMTEKELLAVACEQFLGKNVQDIKNVVLQTLEGHLRSILGTLTVEQIYQDRDQFAKLVREVAAPDVGRMGIEILSFTIKDVYDKVDYLSSLGKTQTAVVQRDADIGVAEAERDAGIREAECKKEMLDVKFMADTKIADSKRAFELQKSAFSEEVNIKTAEAQLAYELQGAREQQKIRQEEIEIEVVQRKKQIAVEAQEILRTDKELIATVRCPAEAEAHRIQQIAEGEKVKQVLLAQAEAEKIRRIGEAEAAVIEAMGKAEAERMKLKAEAYRKYGDAAKMALVLEALPQIAAKIASPLTKVDEIVVLSGDNSKVTSEVNRLLAELPASVHALTGVDLTKIPLIKKATGVQV; encoded by the exons ATGACGTTGCAGCCCCGCTGCGAGGACGTAGAGACGGCCGAGGGGGTAGCTTTAACTGTGACGGGTGTCGCCCAG GTAAAGATCATGACGGAAAAGGAACTCTTGGCCGTGGCCTGCGAGCAGTTCCTGGGGAAGAACGTACAGGACATCAAGAACGTTGTCCTGCAGACCCTGGAGGGGCACCTGCGCTCTATCCTTG GGACCCTGACTGTGGAGCAGATTTATCAGGACCGAGACCAGTTTGCCAAGCTGGTGCGGGAGGTGGCAGCCCCTGACGTTGGCCGTATGGGCATCGAGATCCTCAGCTTCACCATCAAG GATGTATATGACAAAGTGGACTATCTGAGCTCCCTGGGCAAGACGCAGACTGCCGTGGTGCAGAGAGATGCTGACATCGGCGTGGCTGAGGCCGAGCGGGACGCGGGCATCCGG GAAGCTGAGTGCAAGAAGGAGATGCTAGACGTGAAGTTCATGGCAGACACCAAGATCGCCGACTCCAAGCGAGCCTTTGAGCTGCAAAAGTCAGCCTTCAGTGAGGAGGTCAACATCAAG ACAGCCGAGGCCCAGCTGGCCTATGAGCTGCAAGGGGCGCGGGAGCAGCAGAAGATTCGGCAGGAGGAAATCGAGATCGAGGTTGTGCAGCGCAAGAAGCAGATTGCGGTAGAGGCACAGGAGATCCTGCGCACGGACAAGGAGCTCATTGCCACCGTGCGCTGTCCAGCTGAGGCCGAGGCCCACCGCATACAGCAGATCGCCGAGGGCGAAAA GGTGAAGCAGGTCCTTTTGGCTCAGGCAGAGGCTGAGAAGATCCGCAGAATTGGGGAGGCAGAGGCTGCAGTCATTGAGGCGATGGGCAAGGCAGAGGCTGAACGGATGAAACTCAAGGCTGAAGCCTACCGGAAATACGGGGACGCGGCCAAGATGGCCTTGGTGCTGGAGGCCCTGCCCCAG ATTGCTGCCAAAATCGCCTCCCCACTGACCAAAGTTGATGAGATTGTGGTCCTCAGTGGGGACAACAGCAAGGTAACATCAGAAGTGAACCGACTGCTGGCTGAGCTGCCTGCCTCTGTGCATGCCCTCACAGGCGTGGACCTAACTAAG ATACCCCTGATCAAGAAGGCCACTGGTGTGCAGGTGTGA